GTCATCAGGCTGTATCGTCGTGGATTTTTTTGACGCGAGTGCGCGGGAATGCGTCATCTGGACCTCCTGCGCGGTATTCCATAAGGAAGTGTTCCAAAAAGCGGGCACATTTGACCCCAAACTTAAAAGCGTGCAGGACACGGACCTATGGATCCGGATCGGGCTCATCTATCCTGTGGTTTTTTGCCCCAGCGTACTTGCCCGCTATGTATTCGACGCGCAAAGTCTGTCAAAAGAGGCGACATACATTACTGAGCGGCTTAATTTTGAGCATTTCGCTACGGCAGAAAAAAGTCATCCCGGGTTAAAAAAATTCCTGGACCTGAACCGGTATTCGCTCGCCATCAAAGCGAAACTCAAAGGAGACCGCATTGAATTCAGGTCGTTTACAGCCGAAATCGACAAAAAGAGCCTCACGCAAAAAAAGCGACTATTGCTGTTACTGCCCGGATTTGTGTTGCGGAAACTCGTTCGCCTGCAGATTTTCCTGGCCGATATCGGCGTGGGTTCATCGGTGTTTAAATGAGAGGAAATCGTCGTAATCCCGGATATAATCGGCCTCTGAAAAAAGGTCGGACGCAATGACGAGGCAAACCGAGCCAGACGAAAAATTGTGGATCTCACGCCAGATCCCGACCGGGATGAGAAGGCCCTGACTGGGTTTATTGAGCATGATTGATTTTTGTTGGACGCCGTCTTTCAGCACCACATCAAAACTTCCGCTTAACGCAATAACGACGGCCTGGTTGTTAATGTGGGCATGCCCTCCCCGCTCCTCCCCGCCCGGGACATCATAGAGGTAGTAAATGCGGTTCATCCTGAACGGGATCGTATCGCCTTCCACGACGGAAAGGTTTCCGCGCACATCGTGCATGATCGGGATGTCTATCAGCAATGCGTCGTCGATCGTCGTTACTTTTTCAGGATGCTGTTCCATTCTTTTAAGATGTTTTCAGGCGATAAGTGTGCGATGCTTTTTTGCGCATTCGCTTTACAAATATGGTACAAATTATGGTCTTCTGCAAGGCGGTCCATGGCATGGGCCAGTGCATCGGGATTGTCATTTTCTACCAGGAGCCCGTTTTTTTCATGCTGGATAATCTCTTTAGGCCCTGAGCTGCAATCAACGGAAACGACGGGCGTACCTATGGCAAGCGATTCGATCACCACCCTCGGAAAACCTTCATACCGACTGCTCAGCACCGTGAAGAGTGCCGATTTAACATACGGAAACGGGTTCTGTTGTTTCGGAATAAAAACAATCCTGTCGGAAAGACGGACGGCGGCGGCACGTTGCCTGAGCATTTCAAGATCGGCACCATCGCCCATGATATATAGTAAGATCTGCCGCTCCGGAAGGCTCGATTTGGCGTAAGAGTCAATGAGCAGTGAAAGGTTCTTACTTTCATCGTGGAGGCGACCGTAAGACAGGATAAACTTCCCGGGAATCTGCGCTTCGGCGGCCATGGCAAGGATAGCGTCATTGGCGGCCGGGTTGTATATGGTAACGACGTTCCGGTATCCAAACGTTTTGCGAACATTCTCAGCCGCTTCCTCAGACACGGCCACGATATACGGCGCCTTTCGGTAAATTCGACGAGCGAGGGCAGCATTTGCCGGAAAATAGTCGCTGATCTTAAAATTACGCACCACCCAAATGGTTTTACGCGCGGGATAAATCCATCGGGCAATGATCCATTCAGACCACGTAACAGTGCGCGTGCGGTTGTCAATTACCCAATCGAAATCATGCT
The nucleotide sequence above comes from Flavobacterium magnum. Encoded proteins:
- a CDS encoding glycosyltransferase family 2 protein, whose protein sequence is MPFFSVIIPLYNKENFIGNTISSVLAQTFTDFELIIINDGSTDNSAAIAKGFSDPKIRFFSKPNEGVSVARNFGISMAEADYITFLDADDYWYPDFLETMQRTIAGFPNESVFSAAIEIETAKNTFPARYSIPKSSGCIVVDFFDASARECVIWTSCAVFHKEVFQKAGTFDPKLKSVQDTDLWIRIGLIYPVVFCPSVLARYVFDAQSLSKEATYITERLNFEHFATAEKSHPGLKKFLDLNRYSLAIKAKLKGDRIEFRSFTAEIDKKSLTQKKRLLLLLPGFVLRKLVRLQIFLADIGVGSSVFK
- a CDS encoding sugar 3,4-ketoisomerase — translated: MEQHPEKVTTIDDALLIDIPIMHDVRGNLSVVEGDTIPFRMNRIYYLYDVPGGEERGGHAHINNQAVVIALSGSFDVVLKDGVQQKSIMLNKPSQGLLIPVGIWREIHNFSSGSVCLVIASDLFSEADYIRDYDDFLSFKHR
- a CDS encoding glycosyltransferase, which translates into the protein MDRIKVLIVTSSLGGGGAERSAALLSILLADAGYQVHIASVLDDIQYDYKGELLNLGALKKADDSKLGRLNRLLVLRNYLRKHDFDWVIDNRTRTVTWSEWIIARWIYPARKTIWVVRNFKISDYFPANAALARRIYRKAPYIVAVSEEAAENVRKTFGYRNVVTIYNPAANDAILAMAAEAQIPGKFILSYGRLHDESKNLSLLIDSYAKSSLPERQILLYIMGDGADLEMLRQRAAAVRLSDRIVFIPKQQNPFPYVKSALFTVLSSRYEGFPRVVIESLAIGTPVVSVDCSSGPKEIIQHEKNGLLVENDNPDALAHAMDRLAEDHNLYHICKANAQKSIAHLSPENILKEWNSILKK